TGATAATGTAGTATTCACTTCCAAGGGCATAAGCTTGGGCAATCAAATCTTTCGTTTCTGCCTGAGAAATCATGACGATCTTTCCCGTGAATGTCGGCTTCACTTGGCGAATCGTCTCAATCCCATCTCGGTTGGGCATGAACAAATCGATTAGCAAAATATCTACGTTGCGTGCGGTTAACGTATGACCGTCTACCATCGAGCCGTCAGATGCTTCCCCCACGACCTCTCCCAGATTCTCGTCTTCTATAATTTCCGTCAGCATGAGGCGAACGGCATCATCGTCATCCACTAAATAAAACAGCATCTTCTCACTCTTTCTTCGTTATCGGATCAATTGGTAATCGAATGAGAAAGGTTGTCCCCTTCCCATTTTCTCCATCCTGTAGGGAGATCTCCCCTTGCCATTGTTCCACCAATTGTTGTGCATAAGACAGTCCGATCCCTGTAGAGGGGTTGCCGGTTCGATCGTATTTCGTCGTAAAGCCAGGCTTGAACAGCAAAGCCTTTCGCCGTGGAGGCACCCCCGGCCCGTCATCGTTGATTCTGATTTCCACAAGATCGCCTATCCGATCAATGTCAATGGAAATGGCTCCTGTTTGCTGGATGGCTTCCACTGCGTTTGCCACCAGATTATTGATCAGGGAAAGCATCATGAAAACGTGGTAGAGAGGATGTGTCCCCGAAATGGAAGCTGTGATTTGTATGTCCTTCTCCAACAAAGTTGCATACTTCATATTGCTTCGATTGATAATGTCCACGAGCTGATGGATATCCATGTAATCCGTGATGCTTTCATCGGAAATCAGCTTGTGCAGCCCTGCAAAAATGCGTTGGTTATCCTTTTTAATCTCGTGAACCTCGCCTGCGACAATCAATGCTTGCTTGGCAAAGCTCTCTACATTCGATGATACTACCTGTTCTTTATGAAGCTCATACAAGCCCTGGTATAGCTCGAAAGACTTCATACTGATACTCTCGGCATTTTGCAGTGTTTTTTTCAGATGAATCGATTCCTCATACAGGTTTGAAATCAGCATCAGCATATGCTCGTTCTGTTTTCTTGTCTGTTGCTCCCGCGACTGCGCTTCATACAGCTTCATCATATTGAGAAAACTAATCACGATAAAGATGTGGGATAGCGCGATGACGAGCATTTCTTGCACCGCTCCCCAAGTGAGAACGGTATCGAGCAGTACATGTTGCGAAAGAAACTCAATGAGGTCAGCCAATACCTCGATGACCATCCCCATTAATCCAACCAAAATCGTCCTGTTGTGAAAATGGCGTGTTCTGGTTAAATAAAACAGCACAGAATAAGCAAAATAAAAGAAAAAGCTAGAATAATGCGTTTGGAGAGAAGACTCCCATGCTGTTTGATTCCCAGCGATGAAGTCAATCACAATCCGAAAGCATACAACCGTAATCCCCGTTAAAAAGCCAGCGAGAACAGATGGAATTCTTTGAAACAGTAATAAAAAGAAGAAAAACGTAGGAGCTCCAAAGCTAATTCGAAATGTCTCATTGACAGGATAAAATTTCAACTCTCCTGCCAACGGGACCGTAATAAGCATGAGCGCCAATATATACCATTCTCGTTTTACTTGTGCCTGAACACGCATGCCTCTCACTTCCCATGTTGGTTCTTGATGCCCCTATCTATTTTTACCGAGGATTCCATAGAGGACAAGTAAAAAAAATTGTGACACTCACATGAAACAATCTGTGAGTTTTTGTTTTATTTTGTAGGGTGGTTGTAAAGTGATCATTATATGTATTTTGCGAAGCATGGAAGCGCTTTCTCTTCCTGTTCGCGTAAGAGCAGTGTATTCGATTATTGGGGGGAAAGGCGTTGATTCAACAGGTTTTACTCGTGGATGAATTAGAGCAATGGGTGGAACAATATCGTTCCAAGGCATCTGAAGGAAAATGTGCCAGTTATATCCCTGCTTTGTACAGAGCGGATCCGAATCAGTTAGGTATTTGTATCATCGAGCCTACAGGAAAAATGCACACCGCGGGTGACTGGGAAGTTCCTTTTACGATGCAAAGTATTTCCAAAGTAATCAGTTTTATTGCTGCCTGCTGCTACCATGGAATCCCTTACGTATTGGATCGGGTAGATGTAGAACCGACTGGAGATGCATTCAACTCCATTATCCGTTTGGAAATGCACAAGCCAGGTAAGCCTTTTAATCCGATGATCAATGCGGGGGCGATTACGACATCTTCACTCCTCCCTGGTCAAACACCGGATCATAAACTGCGTTACTTGTATGCATTTTTCAGTAAAATCACAGGTATTACGCCAATGGTGAACGAGGAAGTGTTTCTTTCCGAATGGGAAAACTCTCACAGAAACCGTGCACTCGCCCATTATTTAAAAGATACGGGCTATCTGGCATGCGAAGTGGAAGAGGCTTTGGAGGTTTATCTAACGCAATGCTCGATTGAAGTAACCACCGAGCAAATTGCTTTGATCGGTCTCCTGTTGGCACTCGACGGCTTCCATCCACTGCGCAACGAACAAGTTCTCCCGAAAGATGTCGTCCGTTTAGCCAAAGCACTGATGCTCACCTGCGGCATGTACGATGCATCAGGCAAATTCGCCGCGAATGTTGGCTTGCCAGCAAAAAGTGGCGTATCAGGCGGAATCATGACACTGGTACCAGCTAACCGCAAAACACATTCACCGTTTCAATATGGCTGTGGAATCGGTATTTTTGGACCTTCCATTGACGGTTGTGGAAACAGTGTAGCGGGCGTTTCTTTGTTAAAACATATCGCTCAGGAATGGGATGTAACAATTTTTTAGAGAATACTAAGGAAAAAATTCATAACAAAATCCGAGGTGACACGATGCAACAATTCCTACTCGATGTAACAGCTTCTATAAACGATTTTTTGTGGTCCTATATTATCATTGTCATGCTAATCGCGTTAGGCTTGTTCTTTACTTTCCGGGGCAAATTTTTGCAAGTACGTATGTTGCCGGAAATGATCCGTTCCATTAAAGAAGGCAGAGCGAAAGACGATGGAGGCATCTCCCCTTTCCAAGCTTTCGCTATTAGTATGGCCGCGCGTGTCGGTACAGGGAACATTACGGGAATTGCTATTGCGATCGCATTAGGTGGTCCTGGCGCCGTATTCTGGATGTGGGTTATTGCGATTATCGGTTCGGCATCTAGTTTTGTTGAGAGTACGCTCGCTCAGATTTATAAAATCAAGGATAAAAACGGTTTTCGTGGCGGTCCGGCATATTACATGGAAAAAGGGCTGAACAAACGTTGGATGGGCGCACTGTTTGCTGTCCTCATCACCCTTTCGTTTGGTCTCGTATTTAACGCCGTGCAATCCAACACAATCACGATTGCTTTTGAAAATTCGTTTGGGACAGATCGTTTGATACTGGGTATCATCATGACGATTGCGTTTGCAGCTATCATCTTCGGCGGTGTGAAACGCATTGCAAAAATGTCTGAGTACATCGTAATCGTATTGGCCGTATTGTACATCGGGATGGCCCTGTTTATTGTGGTGATGAACATCACAGAGATGCCTGCACTGATCGCATTGATTGTGAAAAACGCGTTCGGATTCGAACAAATCGCAGGCGGTACTCTCGGTGCAGCGCTCATGCACGGCATCAAGCGAGGATTGTTCTCGAACGAAGCTGGTATGGGTAGTGCGCCGAATGCTGCGGCAACGGCAACGACAAGCCATCCCGTGAAGCAAGGTCTGATTCAAGCATTCGGTGTTCTATTCGATACCCTCGTGATCTGTACAAGCACGGCTTTCATCATTTTGCTGTCCGGCGCTTACACGCAAACAGGACTGAGTGGTATTGAGCTGTCCCAAGCAGCACTGAGCATTCATATCGGTTCTTGGGCTTCTGGCTTCCTAGCCATTATGGTATTCCTGTTCGCCTTCAGTACATTGATCGGGAACTACTATTACGGCGAGACTAATATCGAGTTTTTAAAGACAAGCAAAGCATGGCTCATGCTTTATCGTTTAAGTGTACTCGCCATGGTGTTGTTCGGATCAGTGGCAAAGGTACAGCTCGTATGGGATTTGGCCGATTTGTTCATGGGCCTCATGGTCATCGTCAACCTGATTGCGATCGCCATGTTATCAAAAGTCGCCTATGCTGCGCTACATGATTATTTGGAACAGAAAAAAGCAGGAAAAAATCCTGTGTTCTACAAGGACAGTATTGAAGGTGCCGATAATATCGAAGCATGGGATGCTGCTCCATCGGCCAACAAATAGCTCTGCAAATCAAAACGAGAAGCTTGCTCAGTCAGCAGCTTCTCGTTTTTCATTTACAAACGCGGATCGATCTCTTTTTCTTTCGCCACTTCGAAGAGTATCGTTGCGACTACTTTTTGATACTCCGTATTTTCTGGAGAAATGTCGTGGAATTTGAAACCAAGCATCCGCTCTCCCAGCCTGTGTTCCTGCATCGAAGTCTTGAGCTTTTTCGTAATATTTTTCTGATTGAAAAGCTTGCGGTACTTGTGTGGAAAACGGTAGTCGTAGCCATAAATAATCGCCAAGTACTCTGAATTGCGAACCTTCATGGCAGGCACGACCTTCTGATCGATGAACTCTGGCTTGATCACGATGCCTTCCATCTTGTTTTCCAGTGTAATCGTAGAAAAGTAACGAGCCGCTTCTTCATATGCATTCGGCTCAGACAAATCGATAGTGAGAAAATGATCGTCATTTACGAAGCGATACATATCGGATGTTTTCCAATCGGGCAATTGCTCGTCCCCATTCAAATAGACGGCCTTTAGAATGGAAAAAGGCTTGTAGTCTAGCTCCCCTTCTCCTGCATAGAGCTCCAACTGTTTTTGGTAAATTTGATAGGCCTCCAAATGCTTGTCGACAGGAACGTAGCTATCTTTGATTTCTCGCACATACTTGTAGTTTCGATACAAGCTCGAACCGAATTTTTCCGTGAGCGCACTCTTGGATAGGTGGAACTGGTCTTTTTCGAATCCGCTCTCGTCATAGTTGTAAATGAGTTGATGAAATGTCTCTTCAAAAGCGTTTTCCTGCAAAAATGCAAATTCACTGCGCAGCGCGGATTCGATTGGTTTGAACTGCTTTTCGATTAAGCCCTTCCCTATTGCACTCCACGGCAACAATTCGCCATCCAAGATGATCATCGCTATTTCATTCTGCTCCATGTATGCGCGAAACCTTGCATGTAGCTTTTCATAAATCGATGTCAAATCAACCTGATTGATGGCATAACCGTTTCTGCTGATCGCAAAACACTTGTCGAGATCACGATGGAGATAGAGATTGCATCGCGAGCCCATGTATTTCGGTTGCAATATGACTTGATGAATGCCCCGATTTGCGAAATAGTCCAATCCCGCCTTCAACGACTCCAATTCCTGAGTCGCCTCATCCTTATCCGCTGGGGGCATCGTTCCGGAAATAAAATTGACCTTGTTTTGCGAGCAGTAGCGGAGTCGACGGAGTTCTTCCTCTTCCAAATCTCCCATGGATACTTGTTTTTCTGCATGGAACAGGATCGGCAACTCATCAGTCATCACCCGATGCTCAGACGGAAACGATTTGAAAAACGGCTTGTGTGCGATCACGACGGAGGTCAAAGCATTTCCGTGCACACATCCGGTATCGAGATGGAGCTTGTTCTTTAGGCGAAACGCTTTTTGTGCCGCGATATGTCCAAAAATATGGTACGGAAGATTACTAACCGCTTCAACTGTCAAAAATGCGAGTTGCTCTTCCAATGAAGCTGTTCGGTCTATCCGAAAATTGCGTTGGCGTCGCAACGAATTCGCATCAAGCTTTCCGATATACTTCTTTTTGCATGG
The window above is part of the Brevibacillus antibioticus genome. Proteins encoded here:
- a CDS encoding glutaminase encodes the protein MGGKALIQQVLLVDELEQWVEQYRSKASEGKCASYIPALYRADPNQLGICIIEPTGKMHTAGDWEVPFTMQSISKVISFIAACCYHGIPYVLDRVDVEPTGDAFNSIIRLEMHKPGKPFNPMINAGAITTSSLLPGQTPDHKLRYLYAFFSKITGITPMVNEEVFLSEWENSHRNRALAHYLKDTGYLACEVEEALEVYLTQCSIEVTTEQIALIGLLLALDGFHPLRNEQVLPKDVVRLAKALMLTCGMYDASGKFAANVGLPAKSGVSGGIMTLVPANRKTHSPFQYGCGIGIFGPSIDGCGNSVAGVSLLKHIAQEWDVTIF
- a CDS encoding alanine/glycine:cation symporter family protein, which translates into the protein MQQFLLDVTASINDFLWSYIIIVMLIALGLFFTFRGKFLQVRMLPEMIRSIKEGRAKDDGGISPFQAFAISMAARVGTGNITGIAIAIALGGPGAVFWMWVIAIIGSASSFVESTLAQIYKIKDKNGFRGGPAYYMEKGLNKRWMGALFAVLITLSFGLVFNAVQSNTITIAFENSFGTDRLILGIIMTIAFAAIIFGGVKRIAKMSEYIVIVLAVLYIGMALFIVVMNITEMPALIALIVKNAFGFEQIAGGTLGAALMHGIKRGLFSNEAGMGSAPNAAATATTSHPVKQGLIQAFGVLFDTLVICTSTAFIILLSGAYTQTGLSGIELSQAALSIHIGSWASGFLAIMVFLFAFSTLIGNYYYGETNIEFLKTSKAWLMLYRLSVLAMVLFGSVAKVQLVWDLADLFMGLMVIVNLIAIAMLSKVAYAALHDYLEQKKAGKNPVFYKDSIEGADNIEAWDAAPSANK
- a CDS encoding metallophosphoesterase — protein: MLLQTQVHTIFMLVGPTECGKTTFAKEVLMPSLSFEDEPKNVKANVQYICSDSIRQELLGYDYDKYDQVMLEASEQAFQLLFEKLRLVTSFPINAEFVVVDTTGLAEDFRSKVREIAAENNYRLEVILFDYRNRDDYYASERSKKLITNHILRLKQEVLRALSKEGYHNIHRVRHKDFYALADGVANPRYNIVIENKETYLATILPKDQTYIIIGDIHECVYELKGLLQNYGFMLEGNCLITTDKVQHTKIIVAGDWIDKGAQTREIIEFLYTNQEYFLFVLGNHENFVYKYLRKELKGIDPQLLENYFDSTQVLEKDAELTEMFNHLYTLAQPFYRSNALTGPSYYVTHAPCKKKYIGKLDANSLRRQRNFRIDRTASLEEQLAFLTVEAVSNLPYHIFGHIAAQKAFRLKNKLHLDTGCVHGNALTSVVIAHKPFFKSFPSEHRVMTDELPILFHAEKQVSMGDLEEEELRRLRYCSQNKVNFISGTMPPADKDEATQELESLKAGLDYFANRGIHQVILQPKYMGSRCNLYLHRDLDKCFAISRNGYAINQVDLTSIYEKLHARFRAYMEQNEIAMIILDGELLPWSAIGKGLIEKQFKPIESALRSEFAFLQENAFEETFHQLIYNYDESGFEKDQFHLSKSALTEKFGSSLYRNYKYVREIKDSYVPVDKHLEAYQIYQKQLELYAGEGELDYKPFSILKAVYLNGDEQLPDWKTSDMYRFVNDDHFLTIDLSEPNAYEEAARYFSTITLENKMEGIVIKPEFIDQKVVPAMKVRNSEYLAIIYGYDYRFPHKYRKLFNQKNITKKLKTSMQEHRLGERMLGFKFHDISPENTEYQKVVATILFEVAKEKEIDPRL
- a CDS encoding ATP-binding protein; amino-acid sequence: MRVQAQVKREWYILALMLITVPLAGELKFYPVNETFRISFGAPTFFFFLLLFQRIPSVLAGFLTGITVVCFRIVIDFIAGNQTAWESSLQTHYSSFFFYFAYSVLFYLTRTRHFHNRTILVGLMGMVIEVLADLIEFLSQHVLLDTVLTWGAVQEMLVIALSHIFIVISFLNMMKLYEAQSREQQTRKQNEHMLMLISNLYEESIHLKKTLQNAESISMKSFELYQGLYELHKEQVVSSNVESFAKQALIVAGEVHEIKKDNQRIFAGLHKLISDESITDYMDIHQLVDIINRSNMKYATLLEKDIQITASISGTHPLYHVFMMLSLINNLVANAVEAIQQTGAISIDIDRIGDLVEIRINDDGPGVPPRRKALLFKPGFTTKYDRTGNPSTGIGLSYAQQLVEQWQGEISLQDGENGKGTTFLIRLPIDPITKKE